GTTACAGAAAACATGGTAGGTCACAAATTAGGAGAATTTTCACCAACACGATCTTTTAGAGGTCACGCTGGAGCAAAAAATAAAGGTAAAAAATAAGAAGCAATGGGAGTTCGTAAAAGAGAAACAGCAGACGCAAGAAAAGAGGCTAATAAGTCACTAGCTTTTGCAAAATTGAATAACTGCCCTACTTCACCTAGAAAAATGCGCTTAGTTGCGGACTTGGTAAGAGGTCAGAAAGTGGAAAGAGCACTTAATATATTAAGATTTAGCTCAAAAGAAGCTTCAAGAAAATTAGAGAAACTATTATTATCTGCAATCAATAACTGGGAGCAAAAAAATAGTGAAGGTAATGTTACTGAAGCAGGCTTATTTGTAAAAGAGATCAGAGTAGATGGTGGAATGATGTTGAAAAGACTTCGTCCAGCTCCACAAGGTCGTGCACACAGAATTAGAAAACGTTCTAACCACGTAACAATCGTGTTAGGAGCTATTAATAACACACAAAGCAATTAATAAAGATGGGACAAAAGACAAATCCAATTGGAAATAGACTTGGTATCATCAGAGGATGGGACTCTAACTGGTATGGTGGAAATGATTATGGCGATAAATTAGCCGAAGATCACAAAATCAGAAAGTACATCCATGCTCGTTTATCAAAAGCTAGTGTATCAAAAGTAATCATCGAGAGAACTTTGAAACTTGTAACCGTTACTATCACTACTGCTAGACCTGGTATCATTATCGGAAAAGGTGGACAAGAGGTAGACAAGTTGAAAGAAGAACTTAAGAAAATTACTGACAAAGAGGTTCAAATTAACATCTTTGAAATCAAAAGACCTGAACTTGATGCTTATTTAGTTGCAACAAGTATCTGTCGTCAAATCGAGAGTCGTATTTCTTACAGACGCGCAATCAAAATGGCTATTGCTGCTTCTATGCGTATGAACGCTGAAGGTATCAAAGTTTTGATTTCTGGTCGTTTGAATGGAGCTGAGATGGCGCGTTCAGAAGGTTTCAAAGAAGGTAGAATTCCTCTATCAACTTTCAGAGCCGATATTGACTATGCTTTAGCAGAAGCACATACTACTTATGGTAGAATGGGTATTAAAGTATGGATCATGAAAGGTGAAGTTTATGGAAAGAGAGATCTTTCTCCGCTTGCTGGAATGGACAAAAAACAATCTGGTGCAGGTGGTAAAGGTGGAGATGCCCCTAGAGGTAAATCTAACTTTAATAAAGGTGGAAAACCAGACGCTCGTAAAAGAAAGTAAATTTTTAAACTAAAGAAAAATGTTACAGCCTAAAAGAACAAAATACCGTAAGGTACAGAAAGGTAAAATGAAAGGAAACTCTCAAAGAGGGCATGAACTTTCTAATGGAATGTTTGGTATTAAATCTGTACATGAAGATGGAATGTTCTTAACCTCTCGTCAAATCGAAGCAGCTCGTATTGCAGCTACTCGTTACATGAAGAGAGAAGGACAATTATGGATCAAAATATTTCCAGACAAACCAATCACCAAGAAACCTCTTGAAGTACGTATGGGTAAAGGTAAAGGAGCCGTTGAATATTGGGCTGCCGTTGTTAAACCCGGAAGAATCATGTTTGAAGTTGGAGGAGTACCTTTGTCAGTTGCAAAAGAGGCGTTACGTCTTGCAGCACAAAAACTTCCAGTAAAAACTAAATTCGTTGTTGCGAGAGATTTCGAAGCATAATCTAATTATATTATGAAACAATCAGAAATAAAAAATCTTTCTGCAGCGGAGTTGCAAGAAAAACTTAGCCAGACTAAGAAAGCTTATGCTAACCTAAAATTGGCTCACGCTATCTCACCAATTGAAAATCCTCTACAAATTAGAACTGTAAGAAGAACAATTGCAAGATTAGCTACTGAGCTTACAAAAAGAGAGTTACAATAATTGTAATCTGCTGAAAGATGGAAAAAAGAAATTTAAGAAAAGAGAGAATTGGTGTTGTTACTTCAAACAAAATGGAGAAATCTATTGTTGTTGCTGAAGTACGTAAAGTAAAACACCCTTTATACGGTAAGTTCGTGTTGAAAACTAAAAAGTATCACGCACACGACGAAAAGAACGACTGTAACATTGGAGATACTGTAAGGATAAGTGAAACTCGTCCTTTGAGTAAAACAAAATGTTGGAGGTTAGTTGAAATCATTGAAAGAGCTAAATAATTATGGTACAACAAGAATCAAGACTAAAAGTAGCAGATAACACAGGAGCTAAAGAAGTTTTAACTATCCGTGTTTTAGGAGGTACCAAAAGAAGGTATGCCTCTGTTGGTGACAAGATTGTAGTTTCTATCAAAGATGCAACTCCTAACGGAAACGTTAAAAAAGGAGCTGTTTCAACTGCAGTTGTTGTACGTACCAAAAAAGAAGTGAGAAGAGCCGACGGTTCATACATCAGATTTGATGACAACGCTTGTGTGTTATTGAATGCTGCTGGTGAAATGAGAGGAACTCGTGTTTTTGGTCCGGTAGCAAGAGAACTTCGTGAAAAACAATTCATGAAAATTGTATCATTAGCACCAGAAGTGCTTTAATTCGTTTTAAGATGATAAAGCTAAAAATAAAATCAGGAGACGTAGTAAGAGTTATTGCAGGTGACCATAAAGGTGCTGAAGGTAAAGTATTACGCGTGTACCGTGAAAAAAACAAAGCGATAGTTGAAGGTGTAAACATGGTTTCGAAACATACTAAACCAAGTGCTAAAAACCCTCAAGGTGGTATCGTTAAAAAAGAAGCTTCTATTCAAATTTCAAATATTGCTTTAATTGATCCTAAAACTAAAGGAACAACTAGAGTTGGTATTAGAGTAGAAGGAGA
This sequence is a window from Flavobacterium ammoniigenes. Protein-coding genes within it:
- the rplP gene encoding 50S ribosomal protein L16, with translation MLQPKRTKYRKVQKGKMKGNSQRGHELSNGMFGIKSVHEDGMFLTSRQIEAARIAATRYMKREGQLWIKIFPDKPITKKPLEVRMGKGKGAVEYWAAVVKPGRIMFEVGGVPLSVAKEALRLAAQKLPVKTKFVVARDFEA
- the rplN gene encoding 50S ribosomal protein L14; amino-acid sequence: MVQQESRLKVADNTGAKEVLTIRVLGGTKRRYASVGDKIVVSIKDATPNGNVKKGAVSTAVVVRTKKEVRRADGSYIRFDDNACVLLNAAGEMRGTRVFGPVARELREKQFMKIVSLAPEVL
- the rplV gene encoding 50S ribosomal protein L22 — protein: MGVRKRETADARKEANKSLAFAKLNNCPTSPRKMRLVADLVRGQKVERALNILRFSSKEASRKLEKLLLSAINNWEQKNSEGNVTEAGLFVKEIRVDGGMMLKRLRPAPQGRAHRIRKRSNHVTIVLGAINNTQSN
- the rplX gene encoding 50S ribosomal protein L24, with the protein product MIKLKIKSGDVVRVIAGDHKGAEGKVLRVYREKNKAIVEGVNMVSKHTKPSAKNPQGGIVKKEASIQISNIALIDPKTKGTTRVGIRVEGDKKVRFSKKSNQVL
- the rpmC gene encoding 50S ribosomal protein L29, coding for MKQSEIKNLSAAELQEKLSQTKKAYANLKLAHAISPIENPLQIRTVRRTIARLATELTKRELQ
- the rpsQ gene encoding 30S ribosomal protein S17 codes for the protein MEKRNLRKERIGVVTSNKMEKSIVVAEVRKVKHPLYGKFVLKTKKYHAHDEKNDCNIGDTVRISETRPLSKTKCWRLVEIIERAK
- the rpsC gene encoding 30S ribosomal protein S3, translated to MGQKTNPIGNRLGIIRGWDSNWYGGNDYGDKLAEDHKIRKYIHARLSKASVSKVIIERTLKLVTVTITTARPGIIIGKGGQEVDKLKEELKKITDKEVQINIFEIKRPELDAYLVATSICRQIESRISYRRAIKMAIAASMRMNAEGIKVLISGRLNGAEMARSEGFKEGRIPLSTFRADIDYALAEAHTTYGRMGIKVWIMKGEVYGKRDLSPLAGMDKKQSGAGGKGGDAPRGKSNFNKGGKPDARKRK